The genome window ATGTTGGCCAGCGCGCTCGACAGCACGAACACGCCGAACTGCAACTGGCCGCCCATGATGTCGCTGGCCAGCGGCGCGACGCCGCGGTAGGGTACGTGCACGAGCTGCAGGCCGCCCGCTTCCTTCACGCTTTCGGCCGACAGGTGCAGCGCGGTGCCGACGCCCGAGGTGCCGAAGCTGAACTTGCCGGGATGGGCGCGGGCCTGGGCCAGGAAGTCGGAGATGTTCTTGATGGGCGAATTGGCCGACGCCACCAGCACCATGGGCTGCGTGCTGATCATGCCGATGGGGGTGAAGTCCTTCAGGCCGTCGTACTTGACCGCCTTGTTGATGAGGCTGGCGATGGCCATCTCGTTGGAGGCCCCCAGCAGCAGCGTATAGCCGTCGGGGCGGGCCTTGGCCACGCGCTGGGCGCCGATCGCGCCGCCGGCGCCACCCACGTTCTCGACGATGACGCGTTCGCCGATGCGCTTGGACAGCGCGTCGCCGAACAGACGGGCGGTCAGGTCGGTGCTGCCGCCGGCCGGGTAGCCCACCACCAGGGTGATGGGGCGGGCGGGATAGTCGTCCTGCGCGTGGGCAGGGACGGCGGCGCCGGCGGCACAGGCGGCGAGCGCCAGCATGAGCGCGCGGCGCGTAAGGGTAGGCTGGTTCATGGAGGGGCCCCGTACAGAGCAGTTATCGTGCCGCCATCCTTGCGCACGGCATGGCCGCAAAGGTGCGGATCAGGCACATGTGCGTGCGAATTCGGCCTGCTGTCAGGGTTTGCCCCAGGCCGGTGCGGCAAGCGGGGAATATACGAAACGCTTGATGCCCCGGCTTGGTGCGGGGCACCCGGGACGGCATTCCGCCGCGTCGGTCAGCGCGCGAATTCCGTTGCCGCCCAGACGGCTTCGACCACGTCGGCCTGGCGGGCGCGGGGCCGGTACAGCCGGACTTCGAACGGGACTTCGTCGCTGCGGCCGCCCAGGACCACCATGTTGCGGCGCTGGCAATCGGCCGCCACCATGGACCAGGGCAGCCATGCGACGCCCAGGCCCTTCTTGACGAATTCGTAGACGGCGTCGGCCGAGTCGCAGCGCAGGAACACGTTCATGCCCGCCAGCGGATTGCGCTCGAAATGCTCGCTCAGCAGCCGCTCCATGGACAGGCCGATGCCGTAGGCGATCAGCGGCGTTGCCTGGCTGGCCCCGATCAGGCTGTAGCGGGGCTTGCCCTGCGCATCGGCCACGCTGACCGGCACCAGTTTTTCCGTGGACAGCGTCAGGTGGCGATAGCGGTGGCCGTTCAGCGGCACCGACAGCGCACGGTGTTCGTAGCAGCACAGCATGTCGACCTTGCTTTGCTCCAGCATGCCGGCAAGGTCGGAGGTCGCGCCGGTGATGATGTCGATCTGCGCCTTGCCGCGCAGCGGGCTGCGCGGCATGTGCGTGATGCGGGCCAGCCAGTCGGCCACCAGGGTGCGGGCCAGCGTGCGGCCCGTGCCTATGCGCAGGCTCATGCCCTGGTTGGTGCCGTGGCGCTGGATTTGCGAGCGGGCGTTGGCGACGCTTTCGACCGTGCGTTCGGCGGTCTTGAGCATGACCTCGCCCTCGGGGGTGAGCTGGACCGGCGTGCGATTGCGTTCCACCAGCGGCGAGCCGGCCCAGACTTCCAGCGCGCGGATGCGGCGGCCGAAGGCGGGGTGGGTGACGTGCCGCATTTCGGCGGCGCGCACGAAGCTCTGCGTCCGGGCGAGCGCGATGAGGTCTTCGAAAAGTTTGAGGTCCATGAGTTCCGGATTTTAATGCCTCGGGATGCTCATCCCCGACAGGCTTGCTCAATCGTAATAATTGGGCGTTTCGGGTTCATGGCGCCGCCGCCGGGTCGGATCAGTGCAGGATCTGGCTCAGGAACAGGCGGGTGCGGTCGTTGCGCGGGTTCGAGAAAAAGGCCTCGGGCGTGTTCTGTTCGACGATCTGGCCCTGGTCCATGAAGATCACGCGGTCCGCCACCTGCCGGGCGAAACCCATCTCGTGCGTCACGCACAGCATGGTGATGCCGGTCTCGGCAAGCGAGGTCATCACGTCCAGCACTTCCTTGACCATCTCCGGATCGAGCGCCGAGGTCGGCTCGTCGAACAGGATGATCTTGGGCGACATGCACAGCGATCGCGCGATGGCCACCCGCTGCTGCTGCCCGCCCGAGAGCTGTCCCGGGTACTTGTGCGCCTGCTCCGGAATGCGCACGCGCTCCAGGTACTGCATGGCGGCGGCCTCGGCCTGGGCCTTGGGCTGCTTGAGCACCCAGATCGGGCCCAGCGTCAGGTTCTGCAGGACGGTCAGGTGGGGAAACAGGTTGAAGTGCTGGAACACCATGCCCACTTCCCGCCGGATCGCCTCGATGTCCTTCAGGTCGCTGGTCAGCTCGATGCCGCCCACGGCGATGCGGCCCTGCTGGTGTTCCTCCAGGCGGTTGATGCAGCGGATCAGCGTCGATTTGCCGGAGCCGGAAGGCCCGCAGATGACGATGCGTTCGCCGCGCTCCACGGCAAGGTCGATGTCGCGCAGCACCTGGTACTTGCCGAACCATTTGCTGACGCCTTCCATTTGTATGATCGGCTGCGTGGATGAGGACATGGCGGGTTTCCTGTCGGAGATCATCGTTCCCGGTCCGTGCGCAGGCGCTTCTCCAGCGATTGGCTGTAGCGCGACATCGCGAAGCAGAACACGAAGTAGATGGCGGCGATGAACAGATAGGCCTCGACCGAGAAACCCGGCCAGGCAGCATCGGCCAGCGAGGCCTTGGCCGACTGGGTGAGGTCGAAGATGCCGATGATCACCACCAGCGAGGTGTCCTTGAACACCAGGATGAACATGCTGACCAGCGGCGCGATGATGGTCTTGAGCGCCTGCGGCAGGATGATCAGGCGCATTTGCTGCCAGTAGCCCAGGCCGATCGAGTCGGCGCCCTCGTACTGGCCCCTGGGGATGGCCTGCAGGCCGCCGCGCACCAGTTCGGCCAGGTAGGCGGCGGCGAACAGGATGATGGCGATCTGCGCGCGCAGCAGCTTGTCTATGCTCATGCCTTCCGGCAGGAACAGCGGCAGCATGACCGAGGACATGAACAGCAGGCTGATCAGCGGCACGCCGCGTATCAGTTCGATGTAGACCACGCACAGGGCCTTGATGGCGGGCAGGCGCGAGCGGCGCCCCAGCGCCAGCAGCACGCCCAGCGGAAAGGCCAGGCCCATGCCGAAGGTCGCCAGGATCAGCGTCAGCGGCAGGCCGCCCCACAGCGTGTTTTCGACGTATTGCAGGCCCAGCACGCCACCCCACATCAGGATGCCGGTGGCCGTCAGCGCGACGATCCAGATCAGCGCCAGCCAGCGGTTCCAGAAGCGGCGCAGGCAACTGGCCACGACGGCGCCGATCAGCAGCGCGCTGGCCAGCAGCGGGCGCCATTGTTCGTCGTAGGGATACAGGCCGAACAGGATCAGCCGGTGCTTCTCGGCGATGAAGGCCCAGCACGCGCCGCCGGCCTCGCGGCATTCCTGCGCCGACGAGGCGACGAAGGTCGCGCGTACCAGCCCCCATTCCACCAGCGCCGGCACGATCATCAGCAGCAGCCAAGCCACCAGCAGCGTCAGTACGACGTTCAACGGAGACGAGAAGAGGCCCCCCCCTACGCGCTTCGCGCGCCCCCCAGGGGGCGGCGCTGGCGGACCGGCGGAGCCGGATCCGCGGCGCTCTGGAGCAGAGTCATCGTCGATGAAGGACGCCGCCTCCATTAGCGTTCTACCAATGCCATGCGGCGGTTATACAGGTTCATCAGCACCGATATCGTCAAGCTGACCGCCAGGTACACGGCCATGATGATCAGCACGCCCTCGATCGCCTGGCCGGTCTGGTTCAACGTCGTGTTGGCGATCGAGACGATGTCCGGATAGCCGATGGCGACGGCCAGCGAGCTGTTCTTGGTCAGGTTCAGGTACTGGCTGGTGACGGGCGGGATGATGACCCGCAGCGCCTGGGGCAGCACGACCAGCCGCAGGACCTTGCTGCGCCGCAGGCCCAGGGACTCGGCGGCTTCCCACTGGCCGCGGTTCACGGACTGGATGCCGGCGCGCACGACTTCGGCGATGAAGGCCGCCGTATAGATCACGAGCCCGAACAGCAGGGCCGTGAACTCGGGGGTGAGCGTGGCGCCGCCCGTGAAGCCGAATCCTTGCAGGTGGGGCACGTCGAACTGCATGGGCGCGCCGCCCGCCAGCCAGCCCGCCAGCGGCAGTCCGACCAGCAGCGCGACGACCCAGTGGGCGATGGGGCGCACGTCCCCGCTGTGCTGCTGGCGCCGCCGCATCCAGTGCGCCAGCGCCAGCGATAGCGCGACCGCCAGGCCGAAGCCCGCCGCGGCCAGATCGAAGCCCAGGTGGTCGGCTGGCAGCGGCAGCTTGATGCCGCGATTGGACAGGAACACGCCGGGCAGGAGCTCCAGCGCCTGGCGGGCCGGGGGCAGGGTCTCGGTGACCAGCGCATACCAGAGGAAGAGCTGCAACAGCAGCGGCGTGTTGCGCATCAGCTCGACGTACACCGACGCCAGCCGTGCCACCAGCCAGTTGCGCGACAGGCGCGCGATGCCCACCACCGTGCCCAGGATGGTGGCCAGCACGATGCCGGCCGCCGCCACGCGCAGCGTGTTCAGCAGGCCCACCAGGATGGCCCGCGCGTAGGTGTCCTGCGGGTCGTAGCGGATGGGGGCCTCGCCGATGGCGAAGCCCGCCTCGCGCCCTAGGAAGCCGAAGCCCGACGAGATGTTGCGGGCCGCCAGATTGGCCAGCGTGTTCGAGACCAGGAACCAGGCCAGCCCGGCGACGGCGGCCAGGGCCAGGGCCTGGTACACCGTCGACCGGACGGAGGGATTGCTCCAGCTCAACCGGGACATGCGCGCGTCAGCGGATGGGCAATGCGTACATCAGGCCGCCCTTGGTCCAGAGGGCGTTGGCGCCGCGCTGCATTTTCAAGGGGCTGCCCTGGCCGAGGTTGCGCTCGAAGCTCTCGCCGTAGTTGCCGACCTGCTTGACGATGTTGTAGGCCCACTTCTCGTCCACGCCCAGGTTCTTGCCGGCGCCGGGCGTCACGCCCAGGATGCGCTGCACGTTGGGATTGGCGCTCTTGGCCATTTCATCGACGTTCTTGGACGTGATGCCGTATTCCTCGGCCTCGATCATCGCGTTCAGCGTCCACCGGACGATGGCCGCCCACTGTTCGTCGCCCCGGCGCACCATGGGTCCCAGCGGTTCCTTCGAGATCAGCTCGGGCAGCACGACATAGTCGTCCGGGTTGGACAGCTTGGTGGTGCGGATCACGTTCAGCGCCGAGATGTCGGTGGTGTAGGCGTCGCAGCGGCCCGCGGCGAAGGCGCGGACCAGTTCGTCGAACTTGTCGATGACCACGGGCTTGAACGTCATCTTGTTGGCGCGGAACCAGTCGGCCAGGTTCAGTTCGGTGGTGGTGCCCGGTTGCAGGCAGATGGCCGCCTGGTTGAGTTCCTTCGCGCTCTTGACGCCCAGCTTCTTCGATACCAGGATCCCCTGGCCATCATAGAAGTTCACGCCCACGCCGGTCAGGCCCAGCGCCGCGTCCCGCTGCAGCGTGATGGAGGTGTTGCGGGGCAGGACGTCGACCTCGCCCGACTGCAGCGCGGTGAAGCGCTGCTGGGTATTGAGCGGGGTCAGCTTGAACTTGGTGGCGTCGCCGAACAGCGCGGCCGCGACGGCCTTGCACAGGTCCACGTCGATGCCGGTCCAGTTGCCCTTGCTGTCGGGGTTGCTGAAACCGGCCACGCCGGTCGAGACGCCGCACTGCACGAAGCCCTTCTTCTTGACGGCGTCCAGCGTGGGGCCGGCGTGGGCGGCATGCGCGGCGCCCAGCATCAGGGCGGCGGCGAGGAAGGTTTTCAGTGCTTTCATGGCGGGCTCCTTGCGCGGACGGCCCTGGACTATAAAGCATCGCCGGCCACGGCCTCCTTGGGGAAACGTACCGTAGCATGTGTTCGGTATGATGAAAACCTCGGGGCCTGTCGCCTCCGGACGGCCCAGGTTATATTTCGACCTCATGATCGAATTCCAGCAAGTCTACAAATCCTATGGCCGCGGCATCGATACGCTGGCCGACGTGACCTTCGGCATCGCCCAGGGCGAATTCGTCTTCGTCTCCGGCCCTTCCGGGGCGGGCAAGTCGACCCTGCTGAAGCTCATCGCGGGGCTGGACGTCCCCAACCGGGGCACCGTCCTGGTCAACGGGAAGAACGTCGGCAAGCTGCCCGGCCGTTTCCGCCCCTACCTGCGGCGCGCCATCGGCACCATCCTGCAGGACGTGCACCTGTTGAGCGACCGCAGCGCCTTCGAGAACGTGATGCTGCCTCTTACCGTGACCGGCCATTCGCGCGCGGCCGCCGCCAAGCGCGCGCACGCCGCCATCGAGCGGGTCGGCCTGTCGGGCAAGGACAGGCTGCGGCCGCAGGAGCTGTCCGGCGGCGACCAGCAGCGGCTGGCCATCGCGCGGGCCATCGTCAACCGTCCCGGCCTGTTGATCGCCGACGAACCCACCGCCAACCTGGATCGCGAGAGCGCCCGCCGCATCGTCGAGGTCTTCCGCGACTTCAACCGCGTGGGGGTGACCACGATCCTGGCCACGCACGACGAAAGCCTGATCACCGACTACGCCACGCGCGTGCTGCTGGTCAAGGAAGGCCGGGTCACCGACGGCGGCAAGCGCACGCCGCGGCTGGGCGGGGAGGTCCTGGCATGAGCCCCCTGATCCGCCAAC of Pigmentiphaga sp. H8 contains these proteins:
- a CDS encoding tripartite tricarboxylate transporter substrate binding protein, which codes for MNQPTLTRRALMLALAACAAGAAVPAHAQDDYPARPITLVVGYPAGGSTDLTARLFGDALSKRIGERVIVENVGGAGGAIGAQRVAKARPDGYTLLLGASNEMAIASLINKAVKYDGLKDFTPIGMISTQPMVLVASANSPIKNISDFLAQARAHPGKFSFGTSGVGTALHLSAESVKEAGGLQLVHVPYRGVAPLASDIMGGQLQFGVFVLSSALANIRAGKLVPIGLMQASRAPLAPEIPTFAEAGLKDVNMDIWFGLYGPANVPAPVVTKLRAALDDVLKMPEFRSKMQESGSTVAASGVDLAQFQRKETEKYKRIVEFAKIEE
- a CDS encoding LysR family transcriptional regulator encodes the protein MDLKLFEDLIALARTQSFVRAAEMRHVTHPAFGRRIRALEVWAGSPLVERNRTPVQLTPEGEVMLKTAERTVESVANARSQIQRHGTNQGMSLRIGTGRTLARTLVADWLARITHMPRSPLRGKAQIDIITGATSDLAGMLEQSKVDMLCCYEHRALSVPLNGHRYRHLTLSTEKLVPVSVADAQGKPRYSLIGASQATPLIAYGIGLSMERLLSEHFERNPLAGMNVFLRCDSADAVYEFVKKGLGVAWLPWSMVAADCQRRNMVVLGGRSDEVPFEVRLYRPRARQADVVEAVWAATEFAR
- a CDS encoding amino acid ABC transporter ATP-binding protein, giving the protein MSSSTQPIIQMEGVSKWFGKYQVLRDIDLAVERGERIVICGPSGSGKSTLIRCINRLEEHQQGRIAVGGIELTSDLKDIEAIRREVGMVFQHFNLFPHLTVLQNLTLGPIWVLKQPKAQAEAAAMQYLERVRIPEQAHKYPGQLSGGQQQRVAIARSLCMSPKIILFDEPTSALDPEMVKEVLDVMTSLAETGITMLCVTHEMGFARQVADRVIFMDQGQIVEQNTPEAFFSNPRNDRTRLFLSQILH
- a CDS encoding amino acid ABC transporter permease gives rise to the protein MEAASFIDDDSAPERRGSGSAGPPAPPPGGRAKRVGGGLFSSPLNVVLTLLVAWLLLMIVPALVEWGLVRATFVASSAQECREAGGACWAFIAEKHRLILFGLYPYDEQWRPLLASALLIGAVVASCLRRFWNRWLALIWIVALTATGILMWGGVLGLQYVENTLWGGLPLTLILATFGMGLAFPLGVLLALGRRSRLPAIKALCVVYIELIRGVPLISLLFMSSVMLPLFLPEGMSIDKLLRAQIAIILFAAAYLAELVRGGLQAIPRGQYEGADSIGLGYWQQMRLIILPQALKTIIAPLVSMFILVFKDTSLVVIIGIFDLTQSAKASLADAAWPGFSVEAYLFIAAIYFVFCFAMSRYSQSLEKRLRTDRER
- a CDS encoding amino acid ABC transporter permease codes for the protein MSRLSWSNPSVRSTVYQALALAAVAGLAWFLVSNTLANLAARNISSGFGFLGREAGFAIGEAPIRYDPQDTYARAILVGLLNTLRVAAAGIVLATILGTVVGIARLSRNWLVARLASVYVELMRNTPLLLQLFLWYALVTETLPPARQALELLPGVFLSNRGIKLPLPADHLGFDLAAAGFGLAVALSLALAHWMRRRQQHSGDVRPIAHWVVALLVGLPLAGWLAGGAPMQFDVPHLQGFGFTGGATLTPEFTALLFGLVIYTAAFIAEVVRAGIQSVNRGQWEAAESLGLRRSKVLRLVVLPQALRVIIPPVTSQYLNLTKNSSLAVAIGYPDIVSIANTTLNQTGQAIEGVLIIMAVYLAVSLTISVLMNLYNRRMALVER
- a CDS encoding amino acid ABC transporter substrate-binding protein, translated to MKALKTFLAAALMLGAAHAAHAGPTLDAVKKKGFVQCGVSTGVAGFSNPDSKGNWTGIDVDLCKAVAAALFGDATKFKLTPLNTQQRFTALQSGEVDVLPRNTSITLQRDAALGLTGVGVNFYDGQGILVSKKLGVKSAKELNQAAICLQPGTTTELNLADWFRANKMTFKPVVIDKFDELVRAFAAGRCDAYTTDISALNVIRTTKLSNPDDYVVLPELISKEPLGPMVRRGDEQWAAIVRWTLNAMIEAEEYGITSKNVDEMAKSANPNVQRILGVTPGAGKNLGVDEKWAYNIVKQVGNYGESFERNLGQGSPLKMQRGANALWTKGGLMYALPIR
- a CDS encoding cell division ATP-binding protein FtsE, whose translation is MIEFQQVYKSYGRGIDTLADVTFGIAQGEFVFVSGPSGAGKSTLLKLIAGLDVPNRGTVLVNGKNVGKLPGRFRPYLRRAIGTILQDVHLLSDRSAFENVMLPLTVTGHSRAAAAKRAHAAIERVGLSGKDRLRPQELSGGDQQRLAIARAIVNRPGLLIADEPTANLDRESARRIVEVFRDFNRVGVTTILATHDESLITDYATRVLLVKEGRVTDGGKRTPRLGGEVLA